In a genomic window of Quercus lobata isolate SW786 chromosome 4, ValleyOak3.0 Primary Assembly, whole genome shotgun sequence:
- the LOC115985562 gene encoding uncharacterized protein LOC115985562 has protein sequence MLKSPWAALSPSIKNVINEARFGTFFEASSNHETHEYKDLQLLLVLAERFWDTTCSFRFPNIGEVWMYKYFGVGPKIQEEVAGIFPRFLRLLPKHCLSPPSRHSLEIWRLVIDNLKIDDMKLNPWDGCEGYTECERTLELNSRQVLFECGHGKY, from the exons ATGTTGAAAAGTCCATGGGCAGCACTATCTCCTAGCATCAAAAATGTCATCAATGAAGCGAGATTTGGCACCTTCTTCGAAGCTTCGTCGAATCATGAGACACATGAGTACAAGGATCTTCAATTACTTCTTGTCTTAGCAGAGCGCTTCTGGGACACTACTTGTTCCTTCCGTTTTCCAAACATTGGGGAG GTTTGGATGTATAAGTATTTTGGAGTTGGTCCTAAAATTCAGGAAGAAGTTGCTGGCATTTTTCCTAGATTTCTCCGTTTGTTGCCCAAACATTGCTTATCTCCACCCTCTAGGCATTCTTTGGAGATTTGGCGCTTGGTGATTGACAATTTGAAAATTGATGAT ATGAAATTAAATCCTTGGGATGGATGTGAAGGGTATACTGAGTGTGAGCGGACTTTAGAACTAAATAGCCGCCAAGTATTGTTTGAATGTGGGCATGGAAAGTATTGA
- the LOC115985561 gene encoding uncharacterized protein LOC115985561, protein MPPRNSAPSSSEPNPENLEGVFNAIRRLAEVVEKHVSTSGTAKPKDAENEGCTIVQFRKMGPPSFLGNPDPTEAETWIMQMEKIFDVVGCTEVQKVSFASFMLKGEAEHWWRSTKKTLPLEKDEILTWTIFLDAFYEKYFPESIRDEKEVESMELIQGNKIVLQYEAKFTKLARFAPHIVSDDVRKAKKFQRGLRPSIRTRMAALRLKAYFEVVETAKVVEKECEDY, encoded by the coding sequence ATGCCACCCCGCAATTCTGCCCCTTCTAGTTCTGAGCCTAATCCTGAAAACCTTGAGGGTGTTTTTAATGCTATTAGAAGACTTGCTGAGGTGGTGGAAAAACATGTTAGTACTAGCGGAACAGCTAAGCCCAAAGATGCTGAGAATGAAGGATGTACCATTGTGCAATTTAGGAAAATGGGTCCTCCTTCATTTTTGGGAAACCCTGATCCTACAGAAGCAGAGACTTGGATAATGCAAATGGAGAAAATATTTGACGTGGTTGGTTGTACTGAAGTGCAAAAAGTCTCTTTTGCTTCATTTATGCTGAAAGGGGAAGCAGAGCATTGGTGGAGATCCACTAAAAAGACTTTGCCACTTGAGAAAGATGAGATATTGACTTGGACTATTTTCCTTGAtgctttttatgagaaatattttccAGAAAGTATACGAGATGAGAAAGAAGTGGAGTCTATGGAGCTCATTCAAGGGAATAAAATAGTGTTACAGTATGAGGCTAAATTTACTAAGTTAGCTCGATTTGCTCCACATATTGTGTCTGATGATGTTAGGAAGGCTAAGAAATTTCAAAGGGGTCTACGACCAAGTATAAGAACCAGGATGGCAGCCTTACGATTGAAGGCTTATTTTGAGGTAGTAGAAACTgcaaaagttgttgaaaaggaATGTGAAGACTATTAG
- the LOC115983601 gene encoding zinc transporter 8-like — MAKLQPLLLTLFCVLLLLPSLAFGDCTCDTEDEGRDKTQALKYKLAAIASILVAGAIGVCIPILGKTISALRPEKDIFFFIKAFAAGVILSTGFIHVLPDAFESLTSPCLSESPWQDFPFTGFVAMVSAIGTLMVDSFATSYYKKSHFNQDQNGVGDVEKEGEHEGHLHVHTHATHGHAHGSASLVDNNSASSDLVRHRVISQVLELGIVVHSVIIGISLGASESPKTIRPLVAALTFHQFFEGMGLGGCISQAKFKNRAVAIMVTFFSLTTPVGIAIGIGISSVYNENSPNALIFEGIFNAASAGILIYMALVDLLAADFMNPRVQSNGRLQIGTNISLLLGAGLMSLLAKWA, encoded by the exons ATGGCCAAACTTCAACCACTTCTCCTCACACTCTTTTGCGTTCTCCTCCTACTCCCTTCCTTAGCTTTTGGAGATTGCACATGTGACACCGAGGATGAAGGACGTGACAAAACCCAAGCTCTCAAATATAAACTAGCTGCTATTGCTTCCATTCTTGTAGCGGGTGCAATTGGGGTTTGTATTCCAATCCTAGGAAAGACCATATCGGCTTTGCGTCCCGAGAAggacatcttcttcttcatcaaggCCTTTGCTGCCGGCGTGATATTGTCGACCGGGTTCATCCATGTTCTTCCCGATGCTTTCGAGAGCTTGACGTCGCCGTGTCTGAGTGAGAGTCCATGGCAGGATTTTCCATTCACGGGGTTTGTGGCGATGGTGTCTGCCATCGGAACTTTGATGGTTGATTCCTTTGCCACTTCGTATTATAAAAAATCTCACTTCAACCAGGATCAAAATGGGGTTGGAGATGTGGAGAAGGAAGGAGAACATGAGGGTCACTTACATGTTCATACACATGCAACTCATGGTCATGCTCATGGTTCCGCTTCTTTGGTTGACAACAATTCGGCTTCATCTGACCTTGTTCGTCATCGTGTTATATCACAG GTTTTGGAGTTGGGGATTGTGGTACATTCAGTCATAATAGGAATTTCACTGGGTGCTTCTGAGAGTCCCAAAACAATAAGGCCTCTTGTTGCTGCACTCACCTTCCATCAGTTTTTCGAAGGCATGGGACTTGGTGGATGCATCTCTCAG GCAAAATTCAAGAATAGAGCTGTTGCAATTATGGTGACATTCTTCTCTCTTACAACCCCCGTTGGAATTGCAATTGGAATAGGAATATCTAGTGTTTACAATGAGAACAGCCCCAATGCTCTAATTTTTGAAGGGATTTTTAATGCGGCATCAGCTGGGATCTTAATCTATATGGCGCTTGTGGATCTTCTTGCAGCTGATTTTATGAACCCAAGAGTGCAAAGCAATGGAAGGCTTCAAATAGGAACAAACATTTCACTTCTTCTTGGGGCTGGTCTTATGTCTCTCTTAGCCAAATGGGCTTGA